A genomic stretch from Silurus meridionalis isolate SWU-2019-XX chromosome 1, ASM1480568v1, whole genome shotgun sequence includes:
- the cfap20dc gene encoding uncharacterized protein C3orf67 homolog isoform X2, with protein MFRNEYQGGAVVEVFSAQGKDPVAKWKLSGQLSINKIFDKEMKGFVYSLEGSSQTHRMHLPKDGKTPLALIQRFLVLQVNVPLGKDFTTELLVTDQGHLKRRLYLSTVHKEFSATPLHARIPLTCLRRKIWCNLCIDLGSFTAELFRGAAFLSLDGIIISACCKVRRIFTMRTEPADHMDRDPYDIRIYPKEEIPKSCQFPSEVQHITQLMNMERLRQADQRSESISAESGSTLPVHSDEETLAQLERCMPLSPDKNAAMPLCPEKECHHASAI; from the exons ATGTTCAGGAACGAGTATCAG gGTGGCGCCGTTGTGGAGGTGTTCAGTGCTCAAGGAAAAGATCCTGTGGCAAAATGGAAACTTAGCGGGCAGCTGTCAATAAATAAG ATATTCGataaagaaatgaaaggttTTGTGTACAGTCTGGAAGGCAGCAGTCAAACACACAGGATGCATTTACCCAAAGATGGCAAGACACCtc TTGCCCTCATACAGAGGTTCCTGGTCCTGCAGGTGAATGTTCCTCTTGGGAAAGATTTCACAACTGAGCTTCT TGTAACAGATCAAGGGCACTTAAAGCGAAGGCTCTACTTGTCCACTGTCCATAAGGAGTTCTCAGCTACCCCATTGCATGCCAGGATACCACTTACCTGTCTCAGACGAAAGATT TGGTGTAACCTTTGTATTGACCTGGGCTCATTCACCGCTGAGTTGTTCCGGGGAGCCGCGTTCCTGTCTCTGGATGGCATTATAATCTCAGCCTGCTGTAAAGTCAGGCGCATCTTCACCATGAGGACCGAACCTGCAGACCATATGGACCGAG ATCCTTATGACATAAGAATTTATCCCAAAGAGGAGATTCCTAAAAGCTGCCAGTTTCCTTCCGAGGTTCAGCACATTACACAGCTAATGAATATGGAGAGACTGAGACAGGCTGATCAGAGAAGTGAATCTATCAGTGcagaatctg GAAGCACCCTGCCTGTGCATTCTGACGAGGAAACTTTGGCCCAACTGGAACGCTGCATGCCTCTGAGCCCTGACAAGAATGCTGCCATGCCTCTGTGCCCTGAGAAAGAATGCCACCATGCCTCTGCTATCTGA